One Melanotaenia boesemani isolate fMelBoe1 chromosome 8, fMelBoe1.pri, whole genome shotgun sequence DNA segment encodes these proteins:
- the LOC121644233 gene encoding E3 ubiquitin-protein ligase MARCHF6-like, whose protein sequence is MDTAEEADICRVCRSEGTQDKPLYHPCVCTGSIKFIHQECLLQWLKHSRKEYCELCKHRFAFTPIYSPDMPSRLPVQDIFAGLVTSIGTAIRYWFHYTLVAFAWLGVVPLTACRIYKCLFTGSVSSLLTLPLDMLSTQNLLADCLQGCFVVTCTLCAFISLVWLREQIVHGGAPQWLEQNQAPLVPNPPNGPAAANEDPGANAAVNAQAAAAAQHPAAPRPDEQAPANQRDGGNRNEADLDDDDGDDDGEEDEDEEEEEDGREEDAADANNGGQEDLNWNALEWDRAAEELTWERMLGLDGSLVFLEHVFWVVSLNTLFILVFAFCPYHIGHFSVVGLGFEEYIKASHFDGLITTILGYILLAGALIVCHTLASLVKFQRSRRLLGVCYIVVKVSLLVVMEIGLFPLICGWWLDICSLEMFDATIKDREQSFDSAPGTTMFLHWLVGMVYVFYFASFILLLREVVRPGVLWFLRNLNDPDFNPVQEMIHLPIYRHLRRFILSVVVFGSIVLLMLWLPIRIIKLLFPTFLPYNVMLYSDAPVSELSLELLLLQVVLPALLEQGHTRQWLKRLVHAWTFTAGYVFDLHSYLLGEQDDDENQPNNPPGRHNNNRIAGLGEGLHAAHQAILQQGGPVGFQPYHRPPNFPLKIILLVVLMCVTLLLASLICLTLPVCVGRWLMSLWMGNAVVHELYTAASGLYVCWLAIRAATVLLSWMPQGRTIIILKVHEWTLMIFKTVVVAMMLAGVIPLLLGLLFELVIVAPLRVPLDQTPLFYPWQDWALGVLHAKIIAAITLMGPQWWLKTVIEQVYANGIRNIDLHFIVRRLGAPVICVLLLSLCVPYTISKGVTPVLGVQPEMQTLVERRIYPFLLMVVMLLAILSFQIRQFKRLYEHIKNDKYLVGQRLVNYERKTGRSTSSSSFSTSS, encoded by the exons ATGGACACCGCGGAGGAAG CGGACATCTGTCGAGTATGTCGGTCAGAGGGGACCCAGGACAAGCCGCTCTATCATCCTTGTGTTTGCACTGGCAGCATTAAGTTTATCCACCAAGAATG CTTACTACAGTGGCTCAAACATAGTAGAAAAGAATACTGTGAATTATGCAAACATAGGTTTGCATTTACGCCAA TTTACTCTCCAGACATGCCATCTCGCTTACCTGTCCAGGATATTTTTGCAGGGCTGGTCACCAGTATTGGGACAGCTATCAGATACTGGTTCCATTACACACTGGTGGCCTTTGCCTGGCTGGGTGTAGTGCCTCTCACAGCAT GTCGCATCTACAAGTGTTTATTTACCGGCTCTGTGAGCTCCCTCCTTACTCTACCATTAGATATGCTTTCAAC GCAGAACCTGCTTGCTGACTGCCTCCAGGGCTGTTTTGTGGTCACATGCACGCTATGTGCCTTCATCAGTCTGGTGTGGCTAAGGGAGCAGATTGTCCACGGTGGAGCTCCACAGTGGTTAGAACAGAATCAAGCCCCTCTGGTTCCTAATCCCCCCAACGGCCCTGCAGCAGCTAATGAG GATCCAGGTGCTAACGCCGCAGTCAATGcccaggctgctgcagctgcacagcaTCCTGCAGCTCCACGTCCCGATGAGCAGGCACCCGCCAACCAGCGAGACGGTGGCAACAGAAATGAAGCTGActtagatgatgatgatggagatgatgatggggaagaagatgaagatgaggaggaggaggaagatggcaGGGAAGAGGATGCGGCGGATGCCAATAATGGAGGGCAAG aaGATTTGAACTGGAATGCTTTGGAGTGGGACCGAGCAGCAGAGGAGCTGACCTGggaaagg ATGCTGGGCCTGGATGGTTCCCTCGTTTTCTTG GAACATGTCTTCTGGGTGGTGTCTCTGAATACACTCTTCATCTTAGTTTTTG CTTTTTGCCCATATCACATTGGACATTTCTCAGTAGTTGGACTGGGATTTGAAGAATAT ATCAAAGCATCACATTTTGATGGCCTCATCACTACAATACTGGGGTACATCCTCTTGGCTGGAGCTCTCATAGTCTGCCAT ACATTGGCTTCATTAGTGAAGTTCCAACGGTCCAGACGCCTTCTGGGTGTCTGTTACATAGTTGTCAAG GTGTCCCTGCTGGTTGTCATGGAGATAGGCTTGTTTCCGCTTATTTGTGGTTGGTGGCTTGACATTTGTTCACTG GAGATGTTTGATGCTACTATTAAGGAcagagagcagagttttgactCTGCTCCTGGGACCACCATGTTCCTCCACTGGCTGGTTGGCATGGTCTACGTCTTCTACTTTGCCTCCTTCATCCTTTTGCTCCGAGAG GTCGTTCGGCCTGGTGTGCTGTGGTTTTTAAGAAACCTGAATGATCCAGATTTCAATCCAGTGCAAGAGATGATCCACCTACCCATCTACCGGCACCTGCGGAGATTTATACTTTCAGTG GTGGTGTTTGGCTCCATAGTTCTGCTGATGCTTTGGCTCCCAATCAGAATCATTAAACTGCTCTTCCCAACCTTCCTTCCTTACAACGTCATGCTTTACAG TGATGCCCCCGTCAGTGAGCTGTCGCTGGAGTTGCTGCTCCTTCAGGTTGTTCTGCCAGCATTGTTGGAGCAGGGTCACACTCGGCAGTGGCTCAAACGCCTCGTTCACGCCTGGACGTTCACAGCTGGATATGTTTT TGACCTTCACTCGTACCTTCTGGGAGAGCAGGATGATGATGAAAACCAACCAAATAACCCTCCTGGTCGCCATAACAACAATCGCATTGCTGGGCTGGGGGAAGGGCTTCATGCTGCCCACCAGGCTATTCTGCAGCAGGGTGGGCCTGTGGGTTTCCAGCCATACCACCGACCCCCCAACTTCCCCCTCAAG ATTATTCTCCTTGTTGTCTTGATGTGCGTGACTCTGTTACTAGCAAGTCTGATTTGTCTCACACTGCCAG TGTGTGTGGGTCGTTGGCTCATGTCTCTCTGGATGGGCAACGCAGTGGTTCACGAGCTGTACACAGCAGCCAGCGGCCTCTACGTCTGCTGGCTGGCCATTCGTGCTGCTACAGTGTTGCTGTCATGGATGCCACAGGGCAGGACGATCATCATTCTCAAAGTCCACGAGTGGACGCTCATG ATCTTCAAGACCGTTGTGGTAGCCATGATGTTAGCCGGGGTCATTCCTCTCCTGCTGGGTCTGCTGTTTGAGCTGGTCATCGTAGCCCCTCTCAGAGTCCCACTGGATCAGACACCTCTCTTTTACCCCTGGCAG GACTGGGCCTTGGGAGTCCTTCATGCTAAAATCATTGCTGCGATAACACTAATGGGCCCTCAGTGGTGGCTAAAAACAGTCATTGAGCAG GTGTATGCTAATGGCATCAGAAACATTGACCTCCATTTTATAGTGCGAAGACTGGGCGCTCCAGTCATCTGCGTCCTGctgctgtctctctgtgtgCCCTACACCATCTCTAAAGGCGTTACGCCGGTGCTGG GAGTGCAGCCAGAGATGCAGACCTTGGTGGAGAGGAGAATCTACCCGTTCCTGCTGATGGTGGTCATGCTGTTGGCCATATTGTCCTTTCAGATTCGACAGTTCAAACGTCTCtatgaacacataaaaaatgacaa ATATCTGGTCGGGCAGCGTCTTGTAAACTACGAAAGGAAGACGGGCAGGAgtacatcctcctcctccttcagcaCCTCCTCATAG
- the atpsckmt gene encoding ATP synthase subunit C lysine N-methyltransferase yields the protein MSQDELFVDSGQTNGIGKEKNSRSRLGLVVTGVVGGSLVALYAAAAPFVAPALRKVCLPFVPATTAQVENVLKVLRARSGTLVDIGSGDGRIVIAAAKHGFQATGFELNPWLVWYSRYKAWREGVHRSTSFHISDLWKVSFCQYSNVVIFGVPQMMDQLEFKLASELPSTAKVVACRFPFPTWVPEHTSGEGIDTVWVYDAKTFKSNLQYGLTRNTFAKQESTDSHT from the exons ATGTCCCAGGACGAACTTTTCGTGGACTCGGGACAGACTAACGGGATTGGCaaggagaaaaacagcagaagccGCCTCGGTCTCGTCGTCACGGGGGTGGTTGGTGGATCGTTGGTCGCCCTCTACGCAGCGGCTGCTCCATTTGTCGCCCCTGCCTTAAGAAAAGTATGTCTTCCGTTTGTCCCTGCGACCACAGCTCAGGTGGAAAATGTCCTCAAAGTACTTCGTGCGAGATCAGGGACCTTGGTGGACATCGGAAGCGGAGATGGAAGAATA GTGATTGCAGCAGCCAAGCATGGATTTCAAGCAACCGGTTTTGAGTTGAACCCCTGGCTGGTGTGGTATTCACGCTACAAAGCTTGGAGAGAGGGCGTCCATCGCTCCACTTCTTTCCACATCTCTGACTTATGGAAG GTCAGTTTCTGTCAGTATTCCAACGTTGTTATTTTTGGAGTTCCTCAAATG ATGGACCAGCTGGAATTCAAGCTTGCAAGTGAGCTGCCGAGTACAGCTAAAGTGGTGGCCTGCCGTTTCCCCTTTCCTACATGGGTTCCTGAACATACATCAGGGGAGGGGATAGACACTGTGTGGGTGTATGAtgctaaaacatttaaatcaaatttgCAATATGGACTGACAAGAAATACATTTGCAAAACAGGAATCAACAGATTCACACACATAA
- the LOC121645247 gene encoding neuropilin and tolloid-like protein 1, whose protein sequence is MSSETCGATDTTKKAQVKNNSGVTPAGQCGAWVKEPDGGYFTSPNYPEKYPPEKECIYIIEASPRQCIDLFFDERYAIEPSWECRFDHIEVRDGPFGFSPIIGRYCGEEIPSYIRSSGRYLYIKFVADGELEATGFSARYNFTQDPEFKDLGVLPALPVCEFDLSGPEGFVESAQIAREGRALQTEAVDCRWYIRAPPKSKIYMRFLEYEMHNSNECKRNFVGIYDGSSSVEHLKNKFCSTVANDVMLVSSLGVVRMWADEGSRKSRFKILFTTFHEPPCQGDTFFCHSNMCINNTLVCNGVQNCVYPWDENRCKEKRKPSILDTLDNTNLTIIGVTCGLVVILLIISIIIQVKQPRKKYVVRRDDFDPALLHPGFEPPHYELCTLRRAPSGDLTDAALAEDFEKFHKLRRSESKCIRDHHCGSHQGSVHGSIHGSRSNLSIRDATIAPDGGALVPPMSPMMVSQMSPHLSHHNTPAGRRSILVMKHSYSQDGAEGYRGEDDEDDLMTDAGHTNNQHYMHHHQIPHGFSGLDHTVHRTLSNDF, encoded by the exons ATGTCATCTGAGACATGTGGTGCCACAGATACCACAAAAAAAGCCCAAG TAAAAAACAACTCAGGTGTGACACCGGCTGGACAGTGTGGGGCCTGGGTAAAGGAGCCAGATGGGGGGTATTTTACTTCACCCAATTACCCGGAGAAATATCCCCCTGAGAAGGAATGCATCTACATTATAGAAG CCTCACCCCGACAGTGCATCGACCTATTCTTTGATGAGAGGTACGCCATCGAGCCATCCTGGGAGTGCAGGTTTGACCACATTGAAGTCCGTGATGGTCCTTTCGGTTTCTCACCCATCATTGGTCGCTACTGCGGGGAAGAAATCCCTTCCTACATCCGCTCCAGCGGGAGGTACCTATACATTAAGTTTGTGGCTGATGGTGAACTGGAGGCCACTGGTTTTTCCGCCCGGTATAACTTCACACAAG ATCCTGAGTTTAAAGATCTTGGGGTGCTGCCAGCTCTGCCAG TTTGTGAATTTGATCTGAGTGGACCTGAGGGTTTTGTGGAATCTGCACAAATAGCCAGGGAAGGCCGGGCACTACAAACGGAAGCAGTGGACTGCAGGTGGTACATCAGGGCCCCACCAAAATCTAAG ATCTACATGCGCTTTCTGGAGTATGAAATGCACAACTCAAATGAGTGCAAGCGTAACTTTGTGGGCATCTATGATGGCAGCAGCTCAGTGGAGCACCTGAAGAATAAGTTCTGCTCCACGGTGGCCAACGATGTCATGCTGGTGTCCTCTTTGGGAGTAGTGAGGATGTGGGCAGACGAGGGGAGCAGGAAGAGCAGATTCAAGATTCTCTTCACAACTTTCCATGAAC CTCCATGTCAAGGAGACACTTTCTTCTGTCATAGCAACATGTGCATCAACAACACCCTGGTCTGCAACGGAGTCCAGAACTGTGTTTACCCATGGGACGAGAATCGCTGCAAAG AGAAGAGAAAACCCAGTATCCTGGACACACTGGACAACACTAACCTCACCATCATCGGAGTAACCTGTGGTCTGGTTGTCATCCTGCTCATCATATCGATCATCATTCAGGTCAAACAGCCACGCAAGAAATACGTAGTTCGCAG AGATGACTTTGACCCTGCTCTCCTCCACCCTGGTTTTGAGCCTCCTCATTATGAGCTGTGCACTCTTCGCCGGGCCCCTTCTGGTGACCTGACTGATGCTGCTCTGGCAGAGGACTTTGAGAAGTTCCACAAACTCAGACGCTCTGAAAGCAAATGCATCCGTGACCACCACTGTGGCTCTCATCAGGGAAGCGTGCATGGCAGCATCCACGGTAGCCGCAGCAACCTGAGCATAAGGGATGCCACAATTGCGCCTGACGGAGGGGCTCTCGTGCCTCCGATGTCACCAATGATGGTGAGCCAGATGTCGCCACACCTCTCTCACCACAACACACCTGCAGGTCGACGGAGCATCCTGGTGATGAAGCACAGCTACTCACAGGATGGAGCAGAGGGCTACAGGGgggaggatgatgaggatgatttGATGACGGATGCTGGTCACACCAACAACCAGCATTATATGCACCACCATCAGATTCCTCATGGCTTTTCAGGGCTGGACCACACTGTCCATCGTACATTGTCTAATGACTTCTAA
- the LOC121644200 gene encoding uncharacterized protein LOC121644200 isoform X3 → MGNMHCPAEDSARLAAVARVICPFPNYTPHPHFANMLSVNSSHHLKEHYTAVQSSLTSKQLEDFTQGLRTTFGREGKVTLGGVGVVALSLAVLFDTLAKTVKGELVSDSEPIPGLFVKDPRGYYPPQVYTISKYLRLVPHIANNPTRMKEETERCIKHLDADTHVLSQLGENHSTPIHEDVTKINFMLGYFVTFSLFVHLDRINNCTKDDLGRFQQAEVYNKSDTIFNGNCDPEIAETEFLAEVEKSDNYTKEAFRNANQRIFSVWNRNTQSQGYST, encoded by the exons ATGGGCAACatgcattgtcctgctgaagATTCAGCCCGCCTGGCTGCTGTTGCTCGAGTCATCTGCCCTTTCCCAAACTACACCCCTCATCCTCATTTCGCCAACATGCTGAGCGTCAACTCTTCACATCACCTGAAGGAGCACTACACAGCAGTTCAGAGCTCTCTGACTTCCAAGCAGCTGGAGGACTTCACCCAGGGCCTGAGGACCACTTTTGGCAGGGAGGGCAAGGTGACTCTTGGTGGGGTTGGAGTAGTGGCCCTGTCTCTCGCTGTGCTGTTTGACACACTTGCCAAAACAGTCAAGGGAGAACTGGTGTCAGACTCTGAGCCCATTCCAGGTTTGTTCGTGAAGGATCCAAGGGGATACTACCCACCTCAGGTCTACACAATAAGCAAATACCTGAGACTGGTACCACATATTGCCAACAACCCCACCAGGATGAAAGAGGAGACGGAGAG GTGCATAAAGCATTTAGATGCTGATACACATGTTCTAAGCCAACTGGGAGAAAATCACAGCACACCAATACATGAGGACGTCACAAAGATTAATTTCATGCTGGGatattttgtcacattttctttgtttgttcaCCTCGACCGAATCAACAATTGTACCAAAGATGACTTGGGCAGGTTTCAGCAAGCAGAGGTGTACAACAAAAGCGACACCATCTTTAATGGCAACTGTGATCCAGAGATAGCTGAAACAGAATTTTTGGCTGAAGTGGAGAAATCTGACAACTACACCAAAGAAGCCTTCAGAAATGCAAACCAAaggatattttctgtttggaaTAGGAATACCCAAAGTCAAGGCTACTCGACATaa